One genomic region from Prionailurus bengalensis isolate Pbe53 chromosome C1, Fcat_Pben_1.1_paternal_pri, whole genome shotgun sequence encodes:
- the LOC122479752 gene encoding aquaporin-12B-like isoform X1 yields the protein MAGLNVSLSFFFATFVLCQAARRACKALLPAGAYASFAREAVGAAQLGACCLEMRMLAELGPWAGGFGPDLLLTLLTLLFLVHGATCDGAAANPTVSLQDFLLAEASGPRTLLKLAAQGLGVRAACALTRLYWAWELCDLHVLQNLLDPHCSSPLRTPVSHGALVEGAGAFLLHLTLLRLRNSLPAYRVPAVALLATVMTHTAGPFTSAFFNPALATWATFHCSGHTLLEYMQVYWLGPLTGMVLAVLLYHGRLPRLFQRNLLYSQKKKYRTPRGKPAPGPRDTQTPAEGCRSREPGRGGAGQPLPGSR from the exons ATGGCCGGTCTGAACgtgtccctctccttcttcttcgcCACCTTCGTCCTCTGCCAGGCGGCCAGGAGGGCGTGCAAGGCCCTGCTCCCGGCGGGCGCCTACGCCAGCTTCGCCCGGGAGGCGGTGGGCGCGGCCCAGCTGGGGGCCTGCTGTCTGGAGATGCGGATGTTGGCGGAGCTCGGCCCCTGGGCGGGGGGCTTCGGCCCCGACCTGCTGCTCACCCTGCTCACCCTGCTCTTCCTGGTTCACGGGGCGACCTGCGACGGTGCCGCGGCCAACCCCACCGTGTCCCTGCAGGACTTCCTCCTGGCCGAGGCCTCCGGGCCCCGCACGCTGCTGAAGCTGGCGGCCCAGGGGCTGGGTGTGCGGGCGGCCTGTGCCCTGACCCGGCTGTACTGGGCCTGGGAGCTCTGTGACCTGCACGTCCTCCAGAACCTCCTGGACCCGCACTGCAGCTCCCCCCTGCGCACGCCCGTGTCCCACGGCGCGCTCGTGGAAGGCGCCGGCGCCTTCCTCTTGCACCTGACCCTCCTCCGCCTCCGGAACAGCCTGCCCGCCTACCGGGTGCCGGCCGTGGCCCTGCTGGCCACCGTCATGACCCACACAG CTGGGCCCTTCACGTCCGCCTTCTTCAACCCGGCCCTGGCCACCTGGGCCACCTTCCACTGCTCGGGCCACACCCTGCTGGAGTACATGCAGGTGTACTGGCTGGGTCCCCTGACAG ggatggtccTGGCCGTCCTGCTGTATCATGGCCGCCTTCCTCGCCTGTTCCAGAGGAACCTGTTGTACAGCCAGAAGAAAAAGTACCGAACTCCTAGAGGGAAGCCGGCCCCGGGGCCTAGAGACACCCAGACGCCTGCGGAGGGGTGCAGAAGCCGGGAgcctgggcggggtggggcggggcagcCGCTGCCGGGCTCCCGCTGA
- the LOC122479752 gene encoding aquaporin-12B-like isoform X2, which yields MAGLNVSLSFFFATFVLCQAARRACKALLPAGAYASFAREAVGAAQLGACCLEMRMLAELGPWAGGFGPDLLLTLLTLLFLVHGATCDGAAANPTVSLQDFLLAEASGPRTLLKLAAQGLGVRAACALTRLYWAWELCDLHVLQNLLDPHCSSPLRTPVSHGALVEGAGAFLLHLTLLRLRNSLPAYRVPAVALLATVMTHTGMVLAVLLYHGRLPRLFQRNLLYSQKKKYRTPRGKPAPGPRDTQTPAEGCRSREPGRGGAGQPLPGSR from the exons ATGGCCGGTCTGAACgtgtccctctccttcttcttcgcCACCTTCGTCCTCTGCCAGGCGGCCAGGAGGGCGTGCAAGGCCCTGCTCCCGGCGGGCGCCTACGCCAGCTTCGCCCGGGAGGCGGTGGGCGCGGCCCAGCTGGGGGCCTGCTGTCTGGAGATGCGGATGTTGGCGGAGCTCGGCCCCTGGGCGGGGGGCTTCGGCCCCGACCTGCTGCTCACCCTGCTCACCCTGCTCTTCCTGGTTCACGGGGCGACCTGCGACGGTGCCGCGGCCAACCCCACCGTGTCCCTGCAGGACTTCCTCCTGGCCGAGGCCTCCGGGCCCCGCACGCTGCTGAAGCTGGCGGCCCAGGGGCTGGGTGTGCGGGCGGCCTGTGCCCTGACCCGGCTGTACTGGGCCTGGGAGCTCTGTGACCTGCACGTCCTCCAGAACCTCCTGGACCCGCACTGCAGCTCCCCCCTGCGCACGCCCGTGTCCCACGGCGCGCTCGTGGAAGGCGCCGGCGCCTTCCTCTTGCACCTGACCCTCCTCCGCCTCCGGAACAGCCTGCCCGCCTACCGGGTGCCGGCCGTGGCCCTGCTGGCCACCGTCATGACCCACACAG ggatggtccTGGCCGTCCTGCTGTATCATGGCCGCCTTCCTCGCCTGTTCCAGAGGAACCTGTTGTACAGCCAGAAGAAAAAGTACCGAACTCCTAGAGGGAAGCCGGCCCCGGGGCCTAGAGACACCCAGACGCCTGCGGAGGGGTGCAGAAGCCGGGAgcctgggcggggtggggcggggcagcCGCTGCCGGGCTCCCGCTGA